The following nucleotide sequence is from Solanum dulcamara chromosome 7, daSolDulc1.2, whole genome shotgun sequence.
TTGGGGCTGTTCTAAACTAAATAATGGAGGAACATCGATTAATGtggtggttgttattgttgcttattacaaaacaaaaatgaaagCATACGACATGTcaagttgaagttgtaattgatttaagggCGGCTTATGGTGTGTGGCTGCTTGTGTTAAAttgaagttatgattatgcattgtatggtttCTTGTTGGGCTAAtatagatcattttaataaGGTGTGATTGATGCAACTTATTAGAAGTAATTTGATGACATCGTAGTCGTCATGTTGGTAATAAACGGAAGTTAAatgttatgtgggttgtttggagtatttttgaatattgtcTTGGATTGTCTTGacatggcatttgaatgtgtgattagtGATGTTTCTTGGTGATTGTATGGTTGATTTGGGAAGTGAGGAAAGTGGGTAGTATAAGGGAGTTGCTGCCCAGAATTTTGTGTtttgcaaacccatttttggatgggactactgttagtaattttagcataactccttgtgtaaagctccgttttgagtgattaaagatgttctGGAAAGCTACTTCATAGGCTAAAACTTTCATGAAGGCTCTAAAATCCAATTTTGCTTTTATGTACTCGAAATATGGTGATTAATTtcaggggaggtgttgtccaaatTTTCAGAAATAACCTAACGACGAAgtacgttttatgcctttccatagcctAATCATAGTTCTTAACctattaatataggttgagatccTATGGGGCAACATATACGTATTGTGTGCGGataaatgctaaaggtatgtaaagctaacctttctttcttttggcatgatcttatgaaaCAAATGGACGGCGAATGTATAAAATTTCAatgaagctcttattcttaaatATACTAGGATGGCGAATGTTCtcaattttcagaattttataTCGATATGTCTTGAttcatatgtatgattccatCCATCTAAGTtggtataaatcatattttagtataaatcatacttctgtataattcatatttggaataatttataaggtcaatcggaggttacttgaaatgaatattgtcttgattttcaaatgatggttcatttgaattattctattgagtctcaaatgatgatttaaatgcatatggttactcactactctactcgtgcatgccttaatgtatatttcaccgagtcccggggcGGGTATGTATTCATGCACAGtttcactacattgttcatcgagtctctcactagagggccggatacggtatatatatatatatgatgatatgatatgatgatatgatgatgtgatgatggcgccgggccccatgatgggccaaatATGGtacatgtatatgacagattcaccgagttCACAATGgaccggatatgatatatgatataatcaatgtatgattttatttcataaggcacaagtacaatgacttcttgagtatcatacttatctcctgaatctctacttcaaATATGATCtcgtttatgatatgttatgctttatatactcagtacatatatcgtactgaccccctttcttcggggggctgtgtttcatgcccgcaggtacaaatattaaCTTCGGgaatccgtcagcttaggatttccactcagctattttggaagtgctccattatccCGGAGCCTAGAATTACGATATAGatatttttaatgtatatatttatttatccatgggtatgacggggccttgtcccatcatatgattctgttgatattcttagaggtttgtagacatatatgtgggtggtatatagatgttatccaaATGTACCAGTGTGAATTATATTTTGGGAACTTTCCTATTTATAatggcggccttgtcggcttgcatatatgtatatgatatatagcGGGATGTTCCTACATGTAATAATAGCCTTTTCGGCTTATGTACTACATTGCCTTTGATGTtataactcctcaggagacaggtcgcattatatatataaatatgggatAGTCTTGAGATaacattctatttccttaagtctcatatcatgtttagttcttgattgattatagataacatATGTGTACACGAGAGTCCAGTTTGAGCTATAGTCATgaccatggggttgggtcgtgacagtaaaACTACAAGAGTTTTGTGAAAGGAGATAGTGGTGAGTTAATGATTATCGGTGGTGTAATTCTCTATTGATTATGTTTCTTCCTATTGTTTCCTCTATATTATGCGATGAGTATCAGGTTGACCAATGATGTCTACCAGTACGTTTTGTTTGTACAGATACAACTCttgttatgccacttggcatagtccgATTGCTGGAtaagtgatgtttcttaggtgaaggcAAAGATGATTCTTTAACAACTTCTACCCTCCTTTCCTTGTGATTGGAGCTgtcattgttttatttacattcTACCTCTGTAGAAGCTCTTATATCTGTTTTAGATTAGTATTTTTAGGGGTGTTAGATAATTCTTGTAATAAGActtgaatttttaaattaatataagtGTTTTTATAACTCTGTTGGCATAATATTGTTTTCCGTTTAACTTCCGCAAGTTAATTTTGTTTAGGGGGTTAAGAATTCTCCTACTTAGGTATTAGAGTAGGTGTCCGCACGACCCGATTGGTTGGATCGCAACAGTAAGGGTGGGCATAAATATCAGAAATCAAAAAATCGGATTGAATCAAACTAATTCggttcttcaattttttggtTCGGTGTCAGtgttttattttcaaaagttcAATTCTTTGATTCAATGTAAGGGTCTCAGAACTTTGGTGCTCCGAAGAACCGagcttttattattatttttttaaaaaaaattatatatatattcaactaGCAATTAAACCATTCATGAGCAAAATCAAAGTAGCAACAAATTTACAATTCAGATAGTTAGCTTCAACTATTAATTCTCAAGAGAAATCCAAATGCATTTCTGTCGGTGTACGTCATGTAAAGGAATTTGTCTTCGTTCTTGTTTTTCTCGAGCTATAGTTAGAGGCACAATGTtcttgtaaaagaaaaatatgatctTTTAGCACAATAAccccttgtttggatggttgttgctcgttgtattgtattgtattgttagtataaatacaatgtttgttttgattgttagttaaattttattgtattataTCGTTTAAATCCATCGTTAGGTAACGACGAAAAAACTCATTTTGTGTAACGATCGATTTGGTGTGATCGCGtcgttaccttaatattttcttctcattttgcctttacttattatttaataattctattttatcatttacCCTACTTTTTCTTAGTAACTTTATCCGTACACAATAATTTTTTGTaggtttatcattcaaattatgGATATGTGACATTATGTAACGACGGAGAACGATACAATTTATCCAAtcattgtattcattaaaataatacaatacgATACGATTCCACACAATACAAAACAACAAGATACATTATGTAATACTACAAataaccatccaaacaaagtgtaaTTGTTTCATTATGAGACACATCATCACTTATCatgattataaatttttaagtgttttaatactttaattttgtctttattttattttttatttacataaaaaaatatcaatttaaaaataccaacctaaatcagaccaaaattaaaaaattcaaaccaaccaaaTTAGCTTGATTGGATATTTggtgtatatttttttaaaactgaaAGTCAAAGAACATAATCGaaatttgataaaatcaaaCTTAAGAACGCAATGCCCATCCCTATGCCAAGgatatatttgattaaattgaCCTAAATTACATAAATTTTGATCAATTGGAAGTCAAAGTTGGCAGACTATCCACGTAAATCTCCCATCCCCTCAACAATTTCCGCCGTCGTTCCGGCGTGCCCTTCCGATTGACAGGAGGAATCCATGAACGTCGTCGTTTATGAGGTGTCGACCACATGCCAGGCGCAAAAGTGAGAAAGAAATCTAATACTAGGAGATTAAACACCCTACCTCAACAACCTTCAATGGCTTCCTCCTCTCGTTTTCTTCTCCATTACAGAAAAATCTCTGCCCTTGCATTTTTAATCCTAGTTGCTTGTTTGATTATTGTTTTGAACACTTCGTTGCGAAAGGAAGGCGTGTCTCTATCAGATGTTCCATCGAATCAACTTTACACAGTCGAAGTGGTCAATGAGTTCCCTCACGATCCTGACGCATTCACACAGGTTCGATCTTCTTTTGATTCTATTGATTTCAGCTGATCCTCtacatttatatttaattctaGTGTCTCTTGCATTTAATTTGTGTAATCGGAAAGAGGGATTGGTAATTCAATTGCATTTGAGGAAAAAATAAGTCTAAATTGGACTTTTTGGTAGTGTAAGATTGAACTAGGATAttacttaatttttttcaaatgaagaagaagaaactaTCTCAGTTGACAGGGCAATACCCTGGCTTACAATAGCGAAGATAAACAGAGGCCTTGCTTCTCTTATCAAACACATTTTGCAGGACTGGCTGGGTTTCTAATTCTAATTTTTCTTGGGATGTAATGAGAGCTAGTCTTTCGCTTAAAAGCCGTACAAGTATCTGGCATTTTCATATCAGATCATCCTTTTAAATCGAAACAATGGTCAGTTCTTTGGCTGCATTGACAATAAACATCACCAACTAATAGAAAGTTTCAGCAAAACCGACAATAAGAATAAACATTAAGACGGTATCTGATGAATGCAGTGGATATGTGAATTTGCCAATAAAGGGTGCATTCTAGATGAAGTATCTAGAAAGGAGTCTTTGTCCATAGATTTGCTTCTGTTCATTCACCTTTGATGTTTCTGTTTTCCTTAACATTTCTAAATGAAATGACTAGGCCCAATATTCTCTCGAATGTGATTAGTCATTCCCTGTCAACAGATGTGGAAATTGTTTTCCATGCACCTTGATCAGCTATAAGGATGGATTTATGTGTAACATAGGTGAAACTGTTCTGTCTATTTACTTTAAACATGCTTAACATTTACAGTGAAAATCTAAATAAGCAAAgataaaatagattttttttcgGACCATCAGCTTTCAAATGGTAAAATCTTAACTATTGTTGTATATGATTAAAATCCGTGCATGGTGTGCTATTTGATATTAATGTTCTCCCCTCTCTTTGGTTGCTGTTGAAATTTTAAGCTTCTTTGCTTGGTGAGAAACCTGAATATTATGTTTCACTACACTTATCCTATTTCATTCTATTAGAAGTCCCAAAGTAATTGCCAGTTTTAGTATTAATCAGATGGTGCTATTTCTTTTGGTGAGTTATTAGATATTAGTGTTTTTCCCAGCTAATAATACTGAACATCTTTTTTACAGGGATTACTGTATGCAGAAAATGACATCCTATTTGAGTCTACTGGGTTGAATGGGGCTGTGAGTTTTCCTTGGTTCTATAGTTGATTCCAATTGATTATTTCATAGGAAGAATTGATTTACCAGAATATTGTTTTTGGTTCATTACTGATAGTGCTTATAATATTTGATTACAGTCATCTGTTCGGGAAGTCGCTCTGCAGACTGGCAAGGTAATTGGCCTAGATTCTCTGAGTGAAATTGGCCTTGATGCTGAGTTGGTTTATCATTGAGACCTTTCTTTCTGGCATTCGCAGGTTAAGGCTATTCAGAGAATGCCTTACTCTGATTTTGGGGAGGGCTTAACTCTTTTTGGTGATAGGTTTGTGATCTGAACTAAATGGTTTTACTTCTTTTATCTGATGATGGGTTTTTGCTTACTTATTCTGAAAAAAGAGGGAAAAATGCTTTTACTTATCTAGATTCAGCAAGAGAAGAAATTCATGTGACATAAGCAATTAGTTCTTTTTCCAAACAAAATAGTGCCTCCCATTAGTTATAAGTTATACAGCTTGTAAATGATGCTTCTATGGAACATACTTTCTGGGAAAACAAAAAGATGTTTTTGTTGCCCACATGGATATAGGTCCTTTTAGGCTTCTGACTACTCTGATCTTTTATGACTTGATGCCTGAACTGGTGATCTCTATAAGTGAAACTAAGCTTTTATCGTTCTTCTTCTGTGTGTATAGGTGTATgttggagggggggggggggtatttAAAGAAGAGTTAGTCTATCCTCCTCTTGGTATAGCATGATTATGTCCCTTTTTTTGTGATAACAGTATCCTTCTACCTCCCACCAACACGAACATGTAGCGTCTTTGCTTTCTGCTGGGATTTTAACCTGAGACCTCATAGTTCTCAACTCACTTCGTTGACCCCTAGGCTACACCCTTGGATGCTTTTGCATGATTATGTCTGCTAAATAAGTTGACAATCTCCTCAAATCTGAAGGACTTCTGAAACTCCTTTGATTGGGGAACTACTCTCTATATTCCTTACGGTGATCTAACTTGgaattaaaaaaagagttttgaCCCTTTTACTGCATGGTATATTCTCAAATTCAGTATTTCCATGTACAATCGATTGTTGCTTTCtctttttatgtgaaaaagaTGGTCCTATCATCTAATGTAGCAATCTTAACATATTTTGTAGGTTGATTCAAGTAACTTGGCGGCAGAGTACTGGTTACATATATGATCGGCATAATCTCAGCAAAGTATGTAATATTTGTTCAGTGTTTTTTTGCATTTTTGTGCTATTGATGTTAGTATCTTGCTCAGATGAATCCCAGTTGATCTGgtaatatttttatgatgttattTGCAAATTCTCTAGTTTGAAAAAAAGGAGATTTTCCTGTGCTGATCATTTTATTTTGATCTTGTTTGCCAAATCccaacttttgactccgaagtCATGGCCAAAATGGTGAAAAACTTAAAAATGGTATCATGATGTCATTGACTACAACAATATTTTTCTGGAAACTTCTACTTTGGCTACTAGTATGATATTGGGATAATTATTTTTGGCTGCTCAGTTATATTGTCTGACAGGTCTCCCTGTCAGTTGAGACCTTTTCTGAGTTATCACTAACAAAGCATTGCAATAGAGTTTCTTTGACAACCATCTGTATACAGTTAATCTGTAATCAATTATTCTGGTTTATTTTTAGATTGCTGATAATGCTGAacaatgatatgaaaatattaGGCAATTTCATCTTATTTTCGAGGTTTTGACTTATCTTCCAGTGTATTTTTCAAACTGGAAAAAGAACTccaaaaacattttgatatcaGTTGTCTTCTGTATTCCATCTGCTTGAACCAAAAGATCACCATTCCCAGAAAATGACGCTCAGGTTTTTGTCCAAAGTCTTCTATACCATATAAACTGTCGTTTTGTGATGCAGAAATATGCTATGTATTAATCCTTGCCCATTTGAGATTGGGGAGCTAGAAATGCTAGTATTTTTGTGGTTGAAAGATCTGTATGTATTGATATGTACTCGGTATTTCCTTTATTTTCCCCCTTCCCTCCTCTGGAATTCTTACAGTTGCAAACTTGCAATTTCTCTTCAGTTTGAGAAGTTTCGCCATGGTATGCCCGATGGTTGGGGATTGGCAACTGATGGGAAAGTCCTTTATGGGAGTGATGGATCTTCTACACTGTATCAGATTGACCCTCAAACTATGAAAGGTTTTGTCATCTGAAGGTCAAATTATGATTCAGTTGTTTTATTCTTCATATAAGAATGTTTTATTTTGTTCTTATGCTCTTGTATTTTGTTCTTATGCTCTTGGTTTTTCTCATTCTTGCAGTAGTTAAAAAACAAATAGTTAATTATCAAGGTGATGAAGTACACAGGCTCAATGAACTAGAGTATGTTTATGACGAAGTTTGGGCAAATGTTTGGATGGTATGGACTTGCTCTCCGACAACTGCCTCTATAGAACAATTGATTTCCTATTATTCATCACAATTATATTTATCCAACATGAATCTGAGAAAGGTATTAGGGAGAATCTGTCTTTTTCTCTAATTACGAAGCAGAGCATCTTGAGATTCTTCTTGAAACTTAATCTGTATTTTACTTGTTCTGCTAGTGTGAGTACTTGTGCGCAAGTCCTTTTCTGGTACCTTATATTTGTACTGATGGGGCTACAAGGCATCATCATTCAGACTTAACAATGACTGCTTTGTCTGAACTTCTGGATATTGTACCTTATCACTGAGCTTGGATTAATTGCTGCTCTTTGATTTACCATGTAGTGATTTCTTCGATTCTATGTTTAATTAAGAGCTTTCTTTAATAACATGAGCAACCAAAATAATGGAGGCTATTTTCCGAGTATGTAAGTTCTCAGTGTTGTCAAAGAATCACTTCAGATTCTTATAAAAAAGAATCACTCGGAGACATCTTTAAACCCTGGTGTTCTTGTAGGCAACAGTTCACATCACTTGTGACTGAGCTTCAGTGAGTGCACCAAAGCGCTAATGCATGAGCCTCAACAATCATGGCTTGCACTGTCTTGAAGTGAGTGTGGCACTGAACTTCCTTAGGTGACAGTCCAGTTTAGAAACCAAGGCACTTAAGCATTTACCTGAGTGTCCATAGGCTCCATCTTGCACGAGACATTAGGTATTAATTAGCAAAACAATTGGTtgttaataaaataagaaaaactagTCCGTAAGTTTGAATTGGAGACTCAAAGCTGCATTGTCACAACTGAATCAGGTATTTAAAATGGTTTTTGAATTGATTGAGTtataaaaagtgatttttgagCTTGATTGACAAAGCTTTCTGTTTCATATAATTCACTGAATTGTTTCCAACTCCTTTTTATCTATAATTACTTTAGTATTTATAGTTATTTCTGTATTTATGCCTTTCTTTGCCAAAGTGAGCATTAACTGTGATTTGTGCTCAGGTCCTAGCAaacttttataattttttcgtTTGACAACAATACCTGTTCTAGTAAACATCATTGTACAATATCTTCTGTTTGATTCTTGAAGCCCAAACcatttgattaatttcttttaCAACTTAAGTGTGGCGTAGGGTTAATTCTGACGCAATGTCAGCCTTCCTCTGCAGACTGACTGTATAGCTAGAGTATCACACACGGATGGCTCAGTTCTTGGATGGATTCTCCTCCAAAATTTGAGGTTCATCTATCAACTCTTTCCTAGTAGCATCATTCCAGTATTTGGAATTTTACTCCTTGAAAAAGTTGGATTTAGAGTGAAATGATGCATCAGCTTCTTTTTCTTATGCAGAGAAGGATTGCTACACAATTTGAAAAAGGTTAGTGTTCTATAGTAACTGCTTTAGGTTCTGTTTATGATGTTTACTTGGACCTTTCGAACATTTTCTTTAACACTAATTTTTCTGCAGCAAATTGATGTGCTGAATGGCATAGCATGGGATAGGGATGGTGACCGCCTTTTTGGTAAGCTCCATCATATTAATTCTATTGTTCTCTATTAACAAGTGTACCATAACAAGGAAATATCATCAcgccaaattatttttttattcagtCACAGGCAAATGGTGGCCGAAACTTTATGAGATTAAGTTGCACCCTTTGAAGACACCATTCAACGGAGACATCAAGGAGATGTGCATGCCCCCGGCATTTCCATTTTGATGATCCCTACGGTGGATTATTCCTTTTCAAATTCTGAATTATTCTGTTAGTGCATCAATTTTTGGGTCTACATAGATAGATAGAACCACATACAGGTTTTGGGAATGTACTGTGTACACAGATTTTTGTATATGTACTTCCTTTATGTAGGTTCTTTTACCTAGTTTCATGCCCAGAAAAGCAGCAGCAAATTGTAGGTACTCAACTCAATTATTATATGGTGTAGAGTAAAATGCAACTCAAGCAGATGGTCGACTCTATTATTCGatttttcatttgatttttACGTTGACGCCTCAACTCCAATAATTGATTAATATCTTGCAAGATAATAACAATGGGTGCAGTTAGAAAAGCAAAAGAAATGGAACCTTCATCAAACTCTACTTGaaaaaagaatgattattttgttGGGGATACCTCTCTGATCAAATACAATTACAGTCTCTATAGGGTTGGTCTTTAGTTTTTGCTCCTAATGTTCATTAAATTGTGGGTTAAATTATCATTAATTGTGATCTAATTTTGTAAGGTAAAAGTTGTGTAACATCTAATTCGCAAGGCATAAGTTTAGAGAATTTTTGCCCTTATACGGCAAAAGTTTTATGTGAATAAGATATGTCTCTTAATTAAGGCATAATTTTGTAggttttgaatttgagcttatGCCTCTATCGGCGTAAGTTCTGTAAAAATTAAGTTATACTTTGTAAGACATAACTTGTTAGTGTGgacattttaacattttattaaattgcaattttagcaattgtccattgatgacatttaatgtcatctttattctatttttcattagtgcataaaatgtctttcattatcatctttagttagtgcaagactaaatcattctattatgtatttttaacataattatcactaataagtggtgcactaaatcataatggtgcactaaatgatgataatgatggcattccattattttttcatttttgtatgattttctctcctataaatagagaggttttctttgttttgaaatgtaagataagagaagaaaaaattgagagaattaaATTTGtctaaaaagagagttcttattagttgaagggaggtgttctttgtgtGGAGTTTTAAACTCAACtattgtccagagtttgttgagttacattttgtgatAAGGTTGTTGTATCCTGAAGGgaacaagtcaagaggactactgctggaccagtgaaacgatttactgcagtgggcttgaatctctttaaagagagcgagatatccgtgccttagccaagaagtgaagttaatttcttcattttaattttcaattgtaatttaaaggggcagcccggtgcactaaagctcccgctatgcgcggggtccggggaagggcctgaccacaagggtctattgtacgcagcctt
It contains:
- the LOC129896530 gene encoding glutaminyl-peptide cyclotransferase-like isoform X1, which codes for MPGAKVRKKSNTRRLNTLPQQPSMASSSRFLLHYRKISALAFLILVACLIIVLNTSLRKEGVSLSDVPSNQLYTVEVVNEFPHDPDAFTQGLLYAENDILFESTGLNGASSVREVALQTGKVKAIQRMPYSDFGEGLTLFGDRLIQVTWRQSTGYIYDRHNLSKFEKFRHGMPDGWGLATDGKVLYGSDGSSTLYQIDPQTMKVVKKQIVNYQGDEVHRLNELEYVYDEVWANVWMVWTCSPTTASIEQLISYYSSQLYLSNMNLRKTDCIARVSHTDGSVLGWILLQNLREGLLHNLKKQIDVLNGIAWDRDGDRLFVTGKWWPKLYEIKLHPLKTPFNGDIKEMCMPPAFPF
- the LOC129896530 gene encoding glutaminyl-peptide cyclotransferase-like isoform X2; the encoded protein is MPGAKVRKKSNTRRLNTLPQQPSMASSSRFLLHYRKISALAFLILVACLIIVLNTSLRKEGVSLSDVPSNQLYTVEVVNEFPHDPDAFTQGLLYAENDILFESTGLNGASSVREVALQTGKVKAIQRMPYSDFGEGLTLFGDRLIQVTWRQSTGYIYDRHNLSKFEKFRHGMPDGWGLATDGKVLYGSDGSSTLYQIDPQTMKVVKKQIVNYQGDEVHRLNELEYVYDEVWANVWMTDCIARVSHTDGSVLGWILLQNLREGLLHNLKKQIDVLNGIAWDRDGDRLFVTGKWWPKLYEIKLHPLKTPFNGDIKEMCMPPAFPF